Proteins from one Bacteroides mediterraneensis genomic window:
- a CDS encoding cytochrome c biogenesis protein ResB yields MNLKTNLLFIALLLLSIVVQCVLGNFPFAFFAFPLDVLLALLWIGGMVYMYKEKRFSQVVRLWLSPQCTYWTLGWLLAGCLIIGLFPQLSVQETAEKSGIFSRLGCYNFMSSWIFVMGLFGLLTHLGMITLKRGFLPGRNRWRFVLNHAGLWLALFAGFIGSAEEQTLRIPVFRDSPNNEAFTEKGTKVFLPKSLQLTDFTVEHYPNGSPRHFSAEVSVGGQPVHLEVNHPYAANWAEDYYLTSYDVQSPQPQYCVVQIVREPLKHLMWLGIVMMLCGSALLFLAGPDRRRMTSN; encoded by the coding sequence ATGAACTTAAAGACTAACTTGCTATTCATTGCATTGTTGCTGCTTTCCATAGTAGTGCAATGTGTTTTGGGCAATTTCCCGTTTGCCTTTTTCGCTTTTCCGTTGGATGTTCTCCTGGCCTTGCTTTGGATAGGAGGAATGGTATACATGTATAAGGAGAAGCGTTTTTCCCAAGTCGTCAGGTTATGGCTTTCTCCTCAATGTACTTACTGGACTCTGGGCTGGCTTCTGGCCGGCTGCCTGATAATCGGTTTGTTTCCTCAGCTTTCCGTACAGGAAACTGCGGAGAAATCGGGTATCTTTTCCCGCCTGGGATGCTACAATTTCATGTCTTCCTGGATTTTTGTGATGGGTCTGTTCGGATTGCTCACTCATTTGGGAATGATTACTTTGAAGAGGGGATTCCTTCCGGGACGGAACCGATGGCGTTTTGTACTCAACCATGCAGGATTATGGCTGGCTCTTTTTGCCGGATTCATTGGTAGCGCAGAAGAACAGACGCTGCGTATCCCGGTGTTTCGCGATTCACCTAACAATGAAGCTTTTACGGAAAAGGGAACCAAGGTTTTTCTGCCAAAGTCGTTGCAGCTGACCGATTTTACCGTGGAGCATTATCCCAATGGAAGTCCGCGTCATTTTTCTGCGGAGGTATCGGTAGGCGGACAGCCGGTTCACCTGGAGGTAAATCATCCTTATGCGGCAAACTGGGCCGAAGATTATTATCTGACATCTTATGATGTGCAGTCGCCGCAGCCTCAGTATTGCGTGGTCCAGATTGTGCGTGAACCTTTAAAACACCTCATGTGGCTGGGCATCGTGATGATGTTGTGCGGAAGTGCCCTATTGTTTTTGGCTGGTCCCGACAGGCGGAGAATGACTTCAAATTAA
- the fucP gene encoding L-fucose:H+ symporter permease — protein MNKTSNNQSILKKDGVNFLIPFILITFCFALWGFANDITNPMVKAFSKIFRMSVTDGTLVQVAFYGGYFAMAFPAAMFIRKYSYKAGVMLGLGLYALGALSFFPAKLTGNYYPFLLAYFIMTCGLSFLETSCNPYILSMGTEETATRRLNLAQAFNPIGSLMGMFVAMNFIQNQLHPLDTAERAQLSQAEFEAIRDSDLSILITPYLAIGVLILIMLLVIRLTKMPKNADQSHSINFIPTLKRLYAVKRYRYGVVAQFFYVGAQIMCWTFIIQYGTRLFMSQGMEEQAAEVLSQKYNIIAMVIFCISRFVCTLMLKYVNPGQLLKVLAIAASLCVLGVIFLQNIYGMYCLVGVSACMSLMFPTIYGIALKGMGDDAKFGAAGLIMAILGGSVLPPLQASLIDCKTLLGMPAVNVSFILPLICFLVIIVYGHRMRREK, from the coding sequence ATGAATAAAACATCAAATAACCAATCCATATTGAAGAAGGATGGGGTGAATTTCCTGATTCCCTTTATTCTGATTACTTTTTGTTTTGCCTTGTGGGGATTTGCCAATGACATTACCAATCCCATGGTCAAGGCTTTCTCCAAAATATTCAGGATGAGCGTGACCGACGGAACCTTGGTGCAAGTCGCATTTTACGGCGGATACTTTGCCATGGCTTTTCCGGCTGCGATGTTTATCCGCAAGTATTCCTACAAGGCAGGCGTTATGTTGGGCCTGGGACTGTATGCTTTGGGAGCCCTGTCTTTTTTCCCAGCCAAGTTAACCGGAAACTATTATCCCTTTTTGCTGGCCTATTTCATCATGACGTGTGGATTGTCTTTTTTGGAAACCAGCTGCAATCCTTATATTCTGTCGATGGGAACAGAAGAAACTGCTACTCGCCGCCTGAATCTGGCACAGGCATTCAATCCCATAGGTTCTTTGATGGGAATGTTTGTCGCCATGAATTTTATCCAGAACCAGCTCCACCCGCTGGATACTGCCGAGCGTGCCCAGCTCAGCCAAGCCGAATTTGAGGCTATCCGCGATTCGGACTTGAGTATCCTCATCACTCCTTATCTGGCCATTGGTGTGTTGATATTGATTATGCTGCTGGTCATTCGTCTGACAAAGATGCCTAAAAATGCCGACCAGTCTCATTCCATCAACTTTATCCCTACTTTGAAACGCTTGTATGCCGTGAAGCGCTACCGTTATGGGGTGGTGGCGCAGTTCTTTTATGTAGGAGCGCAGATTATGTGCTGGACTTTCATCATTCAGTATGGCACCCGTTTGTTTATGTCGCAAGGTATGGAAGAGCAGGCGGCCGAAGTTTTGTCACAGAAATACAACATTATCGCCATGGTCATTTTCTGTATCAGCCGTTTTGTTTGTACCCTGATGTTGAAATATGTCAATCCGGGCCAACTACTGAAAGTGCTTGCCATTGCAGCTTCCCTGTGTGTGCTTGGTGTGATATTCTTGCAGAACATCTATGGTATGTATTGTCTGGTGGGAGTTTCCGCCTGTATGTCACTGATGTTTCCCACCATCTATGGTATTGCGCTGAAAGGGATGGGCGACGATGCGAAGTTCGGTGCTGCCGGATTGATTATGGCCATCCTCGGAGGTTCGGTGCTGCCTCCTTTGCAGGCTTCACTGATAGATTGCAAGACCTTGTTGGGCATGCCGGCTGTGAATGTGTCGTTCATACTTCCACTGATTTGTTTTCTGGTCATTATTGTCTATGGACACCGGATGCGCCGGGAAAAATAA
- a CDS encoding GntR family transcriptional regulator has protein sequence MDKNRQFGKQSTKVKQLSDLIEQDILMGKYRTDTGLPSINALSRTYHVSRDTVFKAFADLRERRLIDSTPGKGYYVINRQEKIFLLLDEYSPFKNTLYNSFVKKLSVSYKVDLWFHQYNEHIFNTILREAIGRYNYYVVMNFDNERFSPLFDKIPSSRLLLLDFGKFEKGSHSYICQNFDEAFYKALSELSARLKRYRKIVFQLPQESKHPHSSIQSFEAYCRDNHFWADVIQDEEIPEIEKGVVYVVIRQTDVVNVIKRSRERRLKCGVDFGLIAYNDTPAYEVIDEGITALSINWEEMGQKAAHFILTGEGVQEFLPTEVHLRCSV, from the coding sequence ATGGATAAGAATAGACAATTTGGGAAACAGTCCACGAAGGTAAAGCAACTGTCGGATTTAATCGAACAGGACATCTTGATGGGAAAGTATCGGACGGATACGGGTTTGCCTTCTATCAATGCGTTGAGCAGAACCTACCATGTGTCGCGTGATACGGTATTTAAAGCTTTTGCCGACTTGCGTGAAAGGCGTTTGATTGATTCTACCCCAGGCAAGGGCTATTACGTCATAAACCGGCAAGAGAAAATATTTCTGTTGCTGGATGAGTATTCTCCGTTTAAGAATACCTTATATAATAGTTTTGTCAAGAAGCTTTCAGTTTCGTATAAGGTAGACCTTTGGTTTCATCAGTATAATGAACATATATTTAATACCATCTTGCGGGAAGCCATTGGGAGATATAATTATTATGTAGTCATGAATTTTGACAATGAAAGGTTTTCTCCTTTGTTCGATAAGATTCCTTCTTCCAGACTTTTACTACTCGACTTTGGCAAGTTTGAGAAAGGAAGCCATTCTTACATTTGTCAGAATTTCGATGAGGCATTTTATAAAGCGCTGTCAGAATTGTCCGCACGTTTGAAGCGTTATCGTAAAATCGTGTTCCAGCTTCCTCAAGAATCTAAGCATCCCCATTCTTCCATACAGAGTTTTGAAGCTTATTGCCGTGACAATCATTTTTGGGCGGATGTGATACAAGATGAAGAGATTCCGGAAATAGAAAAGGGGGTTGTATACGTTGTTATCCGGCAAACAGACGTGGTGAACGTCATCAAGCGGAGTAGGGAGAGAAGATTGAAGTGTGGGGTTGATTTTGGATTGATTGCCTATAACGATACGCCCGCTTATGAAGTGATAGATGAGGGAATTACGGCACTTAGCATTAACTGGGAAGAAATGGGGCAGAAGGCAGCTCATTTTATTTTGACAGGTGAAGGCGTACAGGAATTTCTTCCTACGGAAGTGCATCTTCGATGTTCTGTTTGA
- a CDS encoding rhamnulokinase family protein, with translation MKEAYLAIDFGGGSGRVIAGYLSGDELQLDTVHRFSNRQVRMGGHIYWDFLSLFEEMKVGIRMAVEKGYFLKSIGIDTWGVDFGLIDAQGNLLGNPVCYRDSRTEGMPEEFFSKVNVAAHYAESGTQVMAINTLFQLYAMQKENNALLKVADKLLFMPDLFSYYLTGVANNEYSIASTSELLDAKARTWNFKLIRELGLPTHLFGEIVMPGTSRGFLKQEIKEQIGIDYDVEVIAVASHDTASAASVVPSSVDGKKVAFLSSGTWSLLGVMNPEPILTEEARLAGFTNEGGREGQICFLQNITGLWILQKLMQEWKDEGKDVAYTTLLPAAECAETEALIDVDEAAFQCPVRMADAITAYCVAQGQKPPVTQGEFVKCVLRSLALRYKTGLEALNRLLPEPVAKLYVIGGGSQNKYLNRLTEEAIGIPVIEGPVEATAIGNIMQQIK, from the coding sequence ATGAAAGAAGCATATTTAGCGATAGATTTTGGAGGAGGTAGCGGCAGAGTAATCGCCGGCTACCTTTCCGGTGACGAACTCCAACTGGATACGGTACATCGTTTTTCCAATCGTCAGGTGCGGATGGGAGGACATATTTATTGGGATTTTCTTTCTTTGTTTGAAGAGATGAAGGTCGGTATCCGTATGGCGGTAGAAAAGGGATATTTTCTGAAAAGTATTGGAATAGATACTTGGGGCGTGGATTTCGGTTTGATTGATGCACAGGGAAATTTACTGGGGAATCCAGTCTGTTATCGCGACAGTCGTACGGAGGGTATGCCCGAGGAGTTTTTTTCGAAGGTGAATGTAGCGGCACATTATGCGGAATCGGGTACACAGGTCATGGCAATCAATACCCTGTTTCAACTATATGCCATGCAAAAGGAAAACAATGCGTTGTTGAAGGTTGCCGACAAATTGTTGTTCATGCCCGATTTGTTCAGCTATTATCTGACAGGAGTCGCCAACAATGAATATAGTATTGCTTCTACTTCCGAACTGCTGGATGCCAAGGCACGCACCTGGAATTTTAAACTGATTCGTGAATTGGGACTTCCGACGCATCTTTTCGGAGAAATTGTCATGCCGGGTACTTCACGCGGATTCCTGAAGCAGGAAATCAAGGAACAGATAGGAATAGACTATGATGTGGAAGTGATAGCGGTGGCTTCGCATGACACCGCTAGTGCAGCCAGTGTGGTTCCTTCGTCTGTGGATGGAAAGAAAGTGGCTTTTTTGAGTTCAGGCACCTGGTCTTTGCTGGGAGTCATGAACCCTGAACCGATTTTGACAGAAGAAGCCCGTCTGGCTGGATTCACCAATGAAGGAGGAAGGGAAGGCCAGATTTGTTTTTTGCAGAACATCACCGGATTGTGGATTCTACAGAAACTGATGCAGGAATGGAAAGACGAGGGAAAGGATGTGGCCTACACTACCTTGTTGCCGGCTGCGGAATGTGCGGAAACCGAGGCGTTGATTGATGTGGATGAGGCAGCTTTCCAGTGTCCGGTGCGTATGGCAGATGCGATTACCGCTTATTGTGTGGCTCAGGGGCAGAAACCACCTGTCACTCAGGGAGAATTTGTGAAATGTGTGCTTCGTTCACTGGCCTTGCGTTATAAAACGGGCTTGGAGGCGCTGAACCGTCTTTTGCCGGAACCCGTCGCAAAACTGTATGTCATAGGTGGAGGAAGCCAGAACAAATACCTGAATCGGCTGACAGAAGAAGCCATTGGAATTCCCGTAATAGAAGGACCGGTCGAGGCCACTGCCATTGGAAATATCATGCAACAAATCAAGTGA
- the fucI gene encoding L-fucose isomerase produces the protein MKNYPKIGIRPTIDGRQGGVRESLEEKTMNLAKAVAELISSNLRNGDGSPVECVIADSTIGRVAESAACAEKFEREGVGATITVTSCWCYGAETMDMNPYYPKAVWGFNGTERPGAVYLAAVLAGHAQKGLPAFGIYGHDVQDIEDNTIPADVAEKILRFARAAQAVATMRGKSYLSMGSVSMGIAGSIVNPDFFQEYLGMRCESVDLTEIIRRMTEGIYDKEEYAKAMAWTEKYCKKNEGKDFNVEAKVKTRAEKDADWEFIVKMTIIMRDLMTGNSKLKELGFKEEALGHNAIAAGFQGQRQWTDFYPNGDFSEALLNTSFDWNGIREAYVVATENDACNGVAMLFGHLLTNRAQIFSDVRTYWSPEAVKRVTGKELTGLAQNGIIHLINSGATTLDGTGQQTDANGHPAMKPSWEITEGEVEKCLEATTWYPANRDYFRGGGFSSNFLSKGGMPVTMSRLNLIKGLGPVLQIAEGWTVEIDPEIHKLLDERTDRTWPTTWFVPRLCDKPAFKDVYSVMNNWGANHGAISYGHIGQDLITLASILRIPVCMHNVEDDKIFRPAAWNAFGMDKEGADYRACQNYGPIYK, from the coding sequence ATGAAAAATTATCCGAAAATTGGGATTCGTCCCACCATCGACGGACGTCAGGGTGGCGTTCGTGAAAGCCTTGAAGAAAAGACTATGAATCTGGCTAAAGCCGTTGCCGAATTGATTTCTTCCAATCTGAGAAACGGTGATGGAAGTCCCGTGGAATGTGTAATTGCAGATTCTACCATCGGGCGAGTAGCTGAAAGTGCAGCTTGTGCCGAAAAATTTGAACGTGAAGGGGTGGGAGCTACTATTACGGTCACTTCCTGCTGGTGTTATGGGGCTGAAACAATGGATATGAATCCTTACTATCCGAAGGCTGTGTGGGGATTCAATGGAACGGAAAGACCGGGAGCGGTGTATCTGGCAGCGGTGTTGGCCGGACATGCACAGAAAGGATTACCGGCATTTGGCATTTACGGTCATGATGTGCAAGATATAGAAGACAACACTATTCCGGCTGATGTAGCCGAAAAGATTCTGCGCTTTGCCCGTGCGGCTCAGGCAGTGGCAACCATGAGAGGAAAGTCCTATCTTTCGATGGGTAGCGTGTCCATGGGAATTGCCGGTTCGATTGTAAATCCGGATTTCTTCCAGGAATATTTGGGTATGCGTTGTGAATCAGTGGATTTGACCGAGATTATCCGCCGTATGACCGAAGGAATTTACGATAAGGAGGAATATGCCAAGGCGATGGCATGGACTGAAAAGTATTGTAAAAAGAATGAAGGAAAGGATTTCAACGTGGAAGCAAAGGTCAAGACACGTGCCGAAAAAGATGCCGACTGGGAGTTTATCGTGAAAATGACGATTATCATGCGCGATTTGATGACTGGAAATTCGAAACTCAAGGAATTGGGATTCAAGGAAGAGGCATTGGGACACAATGCCATTGCAGCCGGTTTCCAGGGCCAGCGCCAGTGGACAGACTTTTATCCCAATGGGGATTTCTCGGAAGCATTGCTGAATACGTCTTTTGATTGGAACGGCATTCGTGAGGCTTACGTGGTAGCAACAGAAAATGATGCTTGCAATGGAGTAGCCATGCTCTTCGGCCATTTGTTGACCAACCGTGCACAGATTTTCTCTGATGTACGTACCTACTGGAGTCCGGAAGCCGTGAAACGTGTGACAGGTAAGGAACTGACCGGACTGGCACAGAATGGCATTATTCATTTGATTAATTCCGGAGCTACCACATTGGATGGTACAGGACAGCAGACCGATGCCAATGGCCATCCGGCGATGAAGCCGTCTTGGGAAATTACGGAAGGCGAAGTGGAAAAATGCCTGGAGGCAACCACTTGGTATCCGGCCAACAGAGACTATTTCCGTGGCGGTGGTTTCTCTTCCAATTTCTTGTCGAAGGGAGGCATGCCTGTCACCATGAGCCGCTTGAACCTGATTAAAGGGCTGGGTCCGGTTCTTCAGATAGCAGAGGGATGGACGGTGGAAATTGATCCGGAAATCCATAAGCTGCTGGATGAGCGTACCGACCGTACATGGCCGACTACTTGGTTCGTACCCCGCCTGTGCGACAAACCGGCTTTCAAGGATGTTTATTCTGTCATGAATAATTGGGGAGCTAATCATGGAGCCATCAGTTACGGACACATTGGTCAGGATTTGATTACGCTGGCTTCTATTCTGCGTATTCCGGTTTGCATGCACAATGTGGAAGATGACAAGATTTTCCGTCCCGCCGCATGGAATGCATTTGGTATGGATAAAGAAGGAGCTGATTACCGGGCATGTCAGAATTACGGTCCTATTTATAAATAA
- a CDS encoding class II aldolase/adducin family protein, with amino-acid sequence MITNEQIEEFLKQAHRVGDAGLTVCSSGNLSWRVGDEVLVSGTGSWVPSLTKDKVAVCRLENGDVLNGVKPSMESVFHLGVLRERPDVNVVLHFQSPYATVVSCMENTPKDFNVTAEVPCHVGAEIPVIPYFRPGSKELAEAVIAAMKSHNSVLLQKHGQVVCGKDFDQAFERAMFFEMACRIIVLSGGKYKTLTAEEIDDLDTYILGKKTR; translated from the coding sequence ATGATTACAAATGAACAGATTGAAGAATTTTTGAAGCAGGCTCATCGGGTAGGTGATGCCGGACTGACCGTGTGCAGCAGTGGTAATCTTTCATGGCGTGTGGGCGATGAAGTGCTGGTGTCTGGCACAGGCTCGTGGGTTCCTTCTCTGACAAAAGATAAAGTGGCAGTTTGCCGGCTGGAAAACGGAGATGTGTTGAATGGAGTAAAACCCTCCATGGAAAGTGTTTTTCATTTGGGAGTGTTGAGAGAGCGTCCCGATGTAAATGTGGTGCTTCATTTCCAGTCACCCTATGCTACTGTGGTGTCGTGCATGGAAAATACCCCCAAAGATTTTAATGTGACAGCAGAAGTGCCTTGCCATGTGGGAGCAGAGATTCCGGTCATTCCGTATTTCCGTCCGGGTTCCAAAGAATTGGCTGAGGCTGTGATTGCAGCCATGAAGTCGCATAATTCCGTATTGCTTCAGAAGCATGGGCAGGTGGTTTGCGGAAAAGACTTTGACCAGGCTTTCGAAAGAGCGATGTTTTTTGAAATGGCGTGCCGTATCATTGTGCTTTCCGGAGGTAAATACAAGACGTTGACAGCGGAAGAGATTGATGACCTCGACACATATATTTTAGGAAAAAAGACGAGATGA